The DNA region TAAAAAATGAAAACTAATATGGATGTCCGTTAAAGTAAGTAATCCCGTAATAGGCGCCCCAAGCTGCGATGAGGATGATGATCACCCACATCCAAACAGGGACTGTCTGCGGCGTTTCGCTTCCTTCGATCACGAAGCTTTTCTGGCTGTCTTTGTCATAGGAATTGATCATCAGCGGAAAAGAGCCGTCCACAATATCATTTTCCTTTAATCCTTCGATACTGATCGAGGGACCGTTTTTCACCGTGAACTTGATCTTTCTGATTCCTTCCCTTCCTTTCGGGGATTTGCTGATGATTTTCAGCACGTGGTCACCGTCGGCCAGCTTCGAGGTGTCGAAATCGAAAACAATCGGCGTCTCGAGTTCGGCAATCGGTTTGGGATCGTCGTCGATGAATAAAAGGACTGAGGTTTTATCTTTGGTCATTGCATTACTGGTTGAGGTTGAGGTAAAGGAACTACAATGGTTATTCTAAAAAAGTGTACTTGATGTGGTTTTTGTCTTTTTCGCCCGGCTTCACGATATATTTTATCGAATAAATCAAGGTATAAACCGTAATCAAAGCGATGACCGCCACAATGAGCCAATCCCATCTGCTGTCGGGACCTGTTCCGTGTGTGAAACCCTGAGTTAACCGAGGTTGCTGCTGTTTACACGCTTCACAGGCGAAAGCAAGTTCCGCAACAAAAAGGAAAATAACGGCGATGATATATTTAAGGTTTTTCATAATAAGTTTTTATTTGATTTCGTCCATTATTTTTTTCACTTCTTCGGCGGTCACTTTTTTACCCTGATTTCCCCAACTCGTTCTTTCGTGGTTGATGAGCGCGGCAACCATTTCAGGAGTAAAGTTTGCTGCAGTTCCCACATCGGTCATCGTCGCATATTCTGGTCGGGCGTCGTAACCTTTCATAATGATGGTGACGTATAGCTTCAAATCTTCACCCAAAACGATCGGACTTCCTTTCAAAGGAGGGAACGCTCCAGCCAAACCTTCACCGTTTGCTTGGTGACACGCGACACAGTTGGCGTTGTAAATATCTCCTCCATCTGGTAATGCATCTCCACCTCCACTTGCGGCAACTGCCTTTTCCTTCTGCTTGTAAAGAAACTCTGGAGTCGGAGTTCCGTCGGGAAGTTTAACCTGTTTCAGTGCCTGAAGATAGGCAACGAGGTTCAGCGCGTCTTTTGTGGCTACGATTTTCTTATTCTTATTTCTTAGGAATTTGGCAGGAACTTTTACTTCGATATCGCCTTTTTCAACAAAGTCTTTTTCCACAAAAAGCCACGGATAAGCAGGCATCACCGATTGTTCCACAACTGCTCTCGGTTGGTAAAGGTGCAGCAAATGCCAGTCGATACTTGGCTGTCTTTCGCCGATATTCGTCAAGTCGGGACCTGTACGTTCGGAACCTAAAAGATTTGCAGTATTTTGCCATACGTCCATTCTTTCATTCATGGCATAATCTGCAGGAAGGTTTGGTCGGTTTCCGAAGGGTTTGTCCATATCGATACCTCTCACTTGTTGGGTGTGACAGGCGATACAGCCGTTTTCCACATACAGTGCTTTTCCGGCTTTCTGTTCTTTGGTTAAAGGTTTTGCATCAGGAAGCGGTTTGTAAACCTGCTGATTCTGAATGGCGGGTAAAATCGCGATATTCAGCGTGAGGAACAGGAAAAACAGCAACGCGGTCCAGAAAAGCAGTTTATGATTATTATAGAATTCCATGTTTGTCTTTATTTGGTTGGGATAAATTCGGTGTTCTGAAGTTGTTTCTTGGCTTCAAGAATTTCCGCGGGAGTTCTCGGGATCACCACGTCCTGTTTTTTGTTCACCATTTTATAAAAATTGTAGGCGAAAACAAAGTGCGAAATCCACATCATCGTTCCACCAATCGCCCTCCATAACCAGTATGGTGCCATCATCACCACACTTTCGATGAATGGTTTTTTCGCCATCCAAAGCAACCCTTTTTCTGTTGAGCCGATCATTAACGACATTATATAAATCATTAAACCTATTAAAGCCAGCCAGAAATGAATTCCCACCCAGAATTTCGGCGGTTCCTTTCCAGTAAGTCGCGGAACGAGCGTGTACGTAAACGCCCACAACATGAAGGTAATGATTCCGTACATCGTCATGTGCGAATGCGCCACGGTGAAGTCGGTGAAGTGCCAAATTAAATTGGTAAATCTGAATGCTTCCACCGTTCCCTGAAGCGAACCCGTGAAGTAGAAAATAATCCCGATCAGATAAAAAGGCAAAGTGTAGCTCGATTTCAGCTGATACCAAGCTCCATTGAAAGTGAGGATGAAGTTAGTGGAACCCGCAACAACAGGAATCACCATTCCAACGCTCGCTACGATGGCTACAGTCTGCATCCACCAAGGAATCGCGCTGAAAATAAAATGGTGACTTCCGATCAATGTATAAAATAGAATTTGTGTCCAGAATGCTAAAATCCCTAAACTGTATGAATAAATCGGTTTGTTAAGTTGCTGTGGCAGAAAGTAATACATGAGTCCGAGACTAAGGAACATGAACCACATTCCCACTCCTTGGTGCATATAATAACCCTGGATAATGGTTTCCGCCAAACCTTCTTGCCAAAACGGAAGATAGGCAACGAGCAGAATTACAATCACATACATCACCGCTGAAACGATATACCAGTTGGAAACGTAGATTTCCTTGGTTTTGCGCATCGCGATGGTTTTCAGGAAATTGTATAAAGATATCCCGATTCCTGCTGCAAAAAGCGCCATGATCGGCCAAATGTATTCTCTATATTCACCTCCTGCATTATTGATTCCCGCCATCAAAGACAGCGAACCTAAAATAACTGCGGTGTTCATCAGGATTAAAGTGTACCACCCTAATTTTAAACTGAAAATATCGACGTTGCTTACTCGCGGAATTACATAATAAGACAGACCGACCATCGCAAAGGAAGCCCATCCCCAAAAAACGAGATTGGTGTGAACGGGACGAAGTCTGCCGAAACTGAGCCAGCTCACATGATCCGCATCGGGTGCGACAAACTTGATTCCCAGATATTCACCCACTGAAGTTCCCACGATCAGCCATAAAACGGAAAAACCCAGAAAATAAAGAATGAGTTTTGCCGACTGTGGCGAAATATACTGCTGCGGAATCCCTCCCCTTTTGTGTGGGATCACCCGGATTTCCTCCACCGTATTGACATTGCTGATAATTCCCTTTTCATCAGATGGCGGCAAATTCCCTGAAAGTTCGTTTTCGGGAAGCCGGTACTCCATTTCCTTTCGGCGCTGCTCATACCGCTGAACCTCTTCGGGAGAAAGCGACTTGATCTTTTTCTGCATTTCCAGGAGTTCGCGTCGGCTTTTCAGTTCCCTGTAATTTCCATAGGTTTTGATGATGGCAATCACCAAACCCGCCAAAATCGGCAGCAAAATCAGCACGAGGGTAATCTGAATTCCCGACTCGCCAAATAATGAGTTGTTCATAAAGTAAAAGTTAGAGGATGTTTTTATCCTTTATTATGGTAAAAAAAACTATCTTTTCAAATAAGAGCTTCCGACAGCGACGTCTTCTGCCAATGCACGAAGCGTCGTTTTCTCGAGAGCTTCACGGATTTCTGCGCGAATGCCGACAAATTTATGGTGCAGCGGACAAGGTTTCTCAGCATTGCATTTCTGCAGTCCCAAGCTGCAATCTTCCAGCAAACTATTGCCATCAAGCGCGAAAACGATGTTCCAAAGCTTCACCCTTTCCAAATCGGAACCATCAACAAAGAAGCCGCCATTCGGACCTTTCATGGAACGGATGACGTTCGTCTTCGACAATTTCTGCAGAATCTTGGCGGTAAACGCTTCGGGAGAATCAATTGATTTCGCGATTTCTTTCTGGCTGACTTTCCTGTCTTTCAGCGACTGCTTCGCGATATAGATCGATGCCCTGATTCCGTATTCACACGATTTAGAAAACATTCTTTTTTAATAGCACTAAATTATTGAACAATGCGCAATAAAGGACTTTTTTATCTTTTATTTCATCTATGAAGATTATCGGTAAAACCGATAATGAAGATTCACAAAACAAATAAAAGATTATTTCAGAACTTATTCTTCACGTCCGCCATTATAGGAATATGGATATTTGTCCCGAATTCCTTGTTGATTCTCTCGATAAAATAAGCCGAAAGAAGCGGCGAAGCTTTCTCGATATTCTGGTGGACAAAGAAGTCAAGTTTTTCCAGTCCTTCTGCTTTCCATTTTTTGATCCGTTCGATCCAGTCGTCTAACCTTGTGTAGTCGCTTTCCGCATTTGCACCCACACAAATGCAACAGGAGTCGTCAAACACATGTGGAGCATATCCCTTCGTCCGGCGGTATCTACAATGATATTGGTGATGCTGTGTTCTTCAAAAAGCTGCATCGCCTTCTCGAAAACCTCCTTGTCGGAAAACCATTTTTCGTTTCTAAGCTCGATCGCCAAAGGAATTTCTTTAGGCCATTCTTTCACAAATTTGTCGATTCGGTCAAAATCTTTGGGTTGGAAGTTATCGTGAAGCTGCAGGAAAACCGTTCCCAATTTTTCATCAAAGTTCATCACCGAGGTTGCAAACTGTGTAACCACGTCCGTAATATTCAGCAACCTCCTGTAGTGCGAAACAGTGTTGGTAATTTTTGGGAAGAACTTGAAATTCTCGGGAGTCTTCTCTTTCCAAGTCAGCACCTGTTCAGGAGAGGGCATCCCGTAGAAAGTCGCATTCAGCTCGATGGAGTTGAACTGTGTCGCGTAATAGGTGAGCTCATCCTTTGTTCCTTTTGGATAAAAACCTTTAAGGTCGGTCTTGTTCCATTTTGCACAACCGATATTGATCTCCAAACCCTTCGATTTAGATTTCTTGAGGATTTCCGCAGTTCTCGGATGATCTTCAGGAAGGGAGAAATCGATTTTTGAGGGGTCGTCAACTTGTCCGAATTTCATGTTTCTTAACTTAAATGTTCACGTCATAAAAATACGGATTTTTCGACTTTAATTAAAAACAGAATAATCGCTTTTAAAAAAAATTAACAAGAAAAGGACAAAAACATCCGATTTATATTTTCTAACTTTACACCACAAAATACCATCTTATGAAAACAGCAGTTTGGGACACTTATGTGAAAAAACAAAATGGAGAAACGATGCATTTCGACCTCATCGTACCCGAAGAAATGACCGATCAGCAAACCATTTTCGGCTACGCAAAAGATTACCTGAAAAGCAAGAACCAGCCCTACGAAAACTTCGGTGCGGAACAGAGCAGGTTCTGCCACATCGAATCAGCAAAACCTTCAGTACAGGACGAAATCAAGAAGAAAGGGTACTATATTGTAGAAATGGAGGGATGTGATTAAAGAAATCCTCAACAATCTTATTAAAGAAATTCCATAAAAAAAGCGACAGTATAAAACTGCCGCTTCTTTTTTATTCTTTCGAAGTAGATTAGTTCTTAATCGCTTTAAACGATTTCACTGATCCATCCTCATAATGAAGTGTTACAAGATACATTCCTGATTTCAGATCCGAAAGTTCAATTCTTGCAGCCGGCTTCATTGATTTCACCTGTCTTCCTGAAATATCGGATACCGTAATGTTTTTCAATCCTTTGGTATCGGAAATATTCAGGTGGTCTTTGAACGGGTTCGGATAAATCGCTACGTTTGCTTTCGCAGTATTATCGGTTGCCATGATGGCTGCTACTTCAATCGTAATATTGTCAACTCCTAAATAATTCTGATCCGCATCAGAGTATGCATTAAAACCAAAATAATAAACCCCTGTAGTTGTCGGTGTAAAAGTTTTCGTTACAGTTGTTGCAGTGTTTCCGGTAATGTTAGGATGATCATTCAAGAGATTTGTCATTCCCGCAACAGTTGCAGTACTACCATAAGACACTTTCATTTTCTCTGTATATCCTCCACCAACGTACGTGTAGGTAATCTTGTACTCCGTACCACCTGTCAGGTTAATACCAGCTGTATAGAACCAGCTGTTTGCTGCACTGGTTGTGCTATAATTATACACCAACCATTTGCCCGGTAAATTAGCAGCACCGTTGTTATAGATTCTCCATGGGTTACCGCTTGTAGAAGTCGCTGTGGTACAGTTAGGAAGGTTTGGAACAGCAGCGTCTTCAAAATTTAAAGAATACGGAACTGAATAAGCCGCAGGACATTCAGTTGTAAATAGCGTACTATCGGTCCAAGAACTTTTTTCTGTTGGGGAGCAGATTGCACGCAACCAAACATAGTAATTAGTTCCTGCTGTAAGTCCTGAAATTAACTGAGATGTTCCGCTTACATTTTCGAAGCTTGGAACGGTGGTATCAGTTGGAGCAACTCCGGTTGTGTTGTAGTAGACATCATATCCTGTCGGTGTTGATCCCGCTGCTGGAGTCCAGATTACAGTTGCATCAGTTTGTGTTGAAGTCGCAGAGGTAATTGTCGGAATCAGACAAGCCGGAGCAGCATCAATGCTTATATCGTCAAGATAAAGATACGCCATATCTGCGTCGGAATGCGCATTAAATCCGAAATAATAAGTTCCGGAAGTAGTTGGCGTGAAATACGCAGTTTCAAGTGTAGATCCAGCTTGTGTAATAGTCACATAATCTGCAATTTCTGTCATGGCTGTATTTATAGGAGAGGTTCCGGCTGCAAGCTTCATTTTTTCCTGGTAACCTACATCCGAACTACCAACTCTGAATCTGATCATGTATTTGGTTCCGGCGGTTAGATTCATTCCCTGTGTATAAAACCAGGCATTTGCGGCATTAGTGGTATTATAGGAATATCTCAAAGTTTTGCCCGCTGAAAATCCGAATGTTGGATTGGCTAAAGTATAAGTTACCCAGTTGTTACCGGTTCCGGCATTCTGAACGGTGTGACAAGCAGGTATTGCAGGAGGTGTCACACTTTCAAAATTCTGAGCGTATGGTAATGTTGCTACTCCACAAAGCGTTGTGAAAGTAAGTGGAGAAGATGACCAGCTGCTGATATCAGAGCTTGAACATGCCGATCTTACCCAAACATAATACATCTTGTTACTCAACAAACCAGTAAGATTCTGAGATAATCCTGTAACTCCCGAAAAACTTGGTGTCGTAGCGGATGTAGGAGCGGTGTTTACATCACTGTAATAAACGTCATACCCGTTTGCAGGAGGCGTGGTAGAAGCTGTCCAGTTAACTGTTGCAGAATTGCTTGTAACCGAAGTCGCATTAAGCCCTGTAGGTGCATAACATGTTGCAACCTGGGATAAAACTACATCGTCAATAGTTAAATACCAGTCAGCAGCATTGGTATTATTACCTGTTATCCTAAACTTGAAGTTAGATCCAGTCGGCACTGCACCCGCAGCAATGGTTCCGGAAAATGAAGTACATAATGTAGAATGCGTGTTGATTTCAACCTGGCTACCAATCAAATTATAGGTTGTACCACCATCCGCAGAATACTCTACTCGCATATTGCCGCTCACGTTTGGAGACGTCGTGCTGAATCCTCTGGTAGAATATTTGAAAGAAACCGCTATTTCATTTCCGTTGGAATTTGCAGAGGTGTACACTGCATTCGCAGTAATGTTTGTAGTAGTGCCGTAAAGATTCTTTCTTATGGCAGCTGTTCCGGTACAAGGATACCCCGTAACAGTAGTACGTAAGAATCCGGTGTAAGTCCACCCAGCAGGTGTAGTCGTTCCCTCAAACCCCTCATTCACTGAGATTTGAGCACTCGCGGTGATTCCCAAAGCAATCATACAAGTCAGTAATAGTTTTTTCATAAAATAAAAATTAAGATTTCGTCAAATATATAGATTCTTTCTATATTATGCAACTTTTACATAAAATCACCTGATATACCGTAAAGATGTTTAACATTAAATTAATATTGTTAAAGTATATCAAAAAAAAAAAAAAAAAACCGTTTTACCAATAGTAAAACGGTCATATGAATTTTTCTCGTTCCTAAACTAATAAGTTATCAACTTCTCCCGTTATTACAACAACTTATTTCTGTAAAGCATTACGCCTCACAACTCGAGCACGTCACAAAGTTCACCATCATTTCTTTGGAAACCGACGAACTTCTTTGGTAATACAGCGTTTTCACTCCCTTCTTCCAAGCTTCGATATAGAGGTAGTTCACATCTTTCACAGGCATTGTCGATGGGATCTGCAGGTTCAGCGACTGCGCCTGATCGATGTATTGTTGTCTTTGTGCTGCCTGAGAAATAATCTCCATCGGCGAAATTTCTTTGAAGGTCTTAAACACCGCTTTTTCTTCATCGGTCAGTTCAGTCAAATGCTGTACAGAACCGTGGTTGAGCATAATAGCTCTCCAGGTTTCCTCGTTGTCGAGTCCCTTTTCTTCTAAAAGCTTTGCGAGGTACTTGTTCTTTCTCATAAAGTTTCCTTTCGCCAAACCTGCTTTGTAATAGTTGGAAGCGAACGGCTCAATTCCTGGCGAAGTCTGCCCCAGAATTGCAGACGATGAAGTAGTCGGCGCGATCGCCATCACCGTCGTGTTGCGCATTCCGTAACCTTTCATCAGTTCGGGTTCGCCATAAATATTGGCCAATTCCTGCGATGCCTGAATCGATTGTTCCTTGATCTGTCTGAAAGCACGCGCATTGAACTGCGTCGCTTCAAAACTTTCAAAAGAAATCATATTTTTCTGAAGGTAAGAATGGTAACCTAAAACTCCCAAACCAAGCGCTCTGTGACGGATCGCGAAGTTTCTCGCCCCTTGAAGATAATAATTCCCCTCCGTTTTCTCGATGAATTCAGATAGAACAGCGTCCAAGAAATAAATGGCAAGCTTCACCGCGTTCGTATCTTTCCACTCGTCATAAAGTTCAAGGTTCATCGAAGAAAGGCAGCAGATAAAACTCTCATCTTTCGACGAAGGCAGCATAATTTCTGAGCACAGATTGCTCGCGTTCACCATCATCGCGTTGTCTTTGTAAACTTGCGGCTTGTTTCGGTTCACGTTGTCGGTGAAGAAGATATACGGCAAACCTTTCTGCTGTCGGCTTTCCAAAACTCGCGCCCAGATTTTCCGCTTGTCGATATCGCCGTCGATCATATCCTGCATCCAGTAATCAGGAACGCAGACTCCCGTAAACAGGTTCTGGATCGGACTCCCAATATCTTTAATCGAAAGAAATTCCTCAATATCTCCGTGATCAATATCCAGATAAGCCGCAAAAGCACCTCGGCGAACACCTCCCTGCGAAACCACGTCCATCGCGGTGTCGTAGAGTTTCATAAAGGAAACTGCACCCGAAGATTTCCCGTTGTCGGTCACCGCGGTTCCACGGTTTCTAAGCTCGCCGAAATACCCCGACGTTCCACCCCCGATTTTCGTCTGCATGATCACTTCGCCCAATTTGTGGGTAATCCCCTCAATATTGTCGGGAATATGCACGTTGAAGCACGAAATCGGCAAACCGCGCTGCGTTCCCATATTTGCCCAAACCGGCGACGAAAAAGAAATCCATCCTTTCGTAATCATCTCCTCGAAAGCGGGTTGCAGCTCGGGTTTGTACAGCCGTTTCGCGGCGGCGGTTGTAATTCTTTCAATAGCGCCTTTCACGGTTTCCCCTTTCAGCAGGTAGCCGCGGTTCAGCATTTGCTCGGACTCCTCGTTGAGCCACCAAATATCGTTGTGTTCTTCCATAACTGTATTTTTGTCATTGCGAGCAAAGTGAAGCAGTCTCACAATTAATAAACTTATTTTCTTAGATCCCAAATCCTGTTCCCCGGTCTGAAATCTGACATCTGAAATCTGACATCTGAAATATATCTTTGGAGCAAGAAGGTTGTCGCTTCTTTGCAAATCCAGTCCCGCTTTCCGTTGCAATTCCTCGCTCCTCCTTCGTCGTCGCTGCGGGATTTTCACTGCAATCGGGGCTATTTTTGGAGGTGCGGTACTTCCTCCGACTTTTTTAAAGACCTAACAGGTTTTGAAAACCTGTTAGGTCTTTTCGGTGCGTTCCAGCGTGCTATTGCTGTCGCGCTTTCAGCGCTCCGCAATTAATATCGATTTTATATCGCTTCTGCGAAGCGATGGACAAATCACGATTTGTCCCTACAGAACTTGGTTCTTTTGCCTTGTTTCTTGTTTCTTTTTCCTTGGCTCTTTTACCTAGCTCTTAAAACAAATCATTCTCCGTAATACTCTTATCGTGTTTCGTGTAATCTACAGGTCTTTTCGCAAAGAAATCGTCGAGCGAATTGGCGAAAACCTCCTCCTCGAACCACATCATCGGTCGGTATTGTTCAGGAGTTACGTTGTAGCGCGTTTTCATACCGATTTTCTTCAGTGAGTCATCGACACGGTATTTCATAAAGTTCAGCAAATCTTCCTTGGTGAAATTGTCGATTTCGCCAAGTTCGAAAATCCAGTCGAGGATTTCTTCTTCCACCGTAATCGAGTGGTCAACCAAAGTGTAGATATCTTCAATGTCGGAATCGGTCAGCAATTCTGGCTGCTCTTCACGGATTTTGTTGATCAGATAAATCCCTGCATTGGCGTGGATCTGCTCATCAACAGAAGTCCACGCGATAATGTTGGATACGTTTTTCATATACCCTTTAAACCTCGTAAAAGAAAGGATGATCGCAAACTGCGAAAACAGGGAAACGTTTTCAATGAGGATCGAGAACAGCAATAGTGCGGAAACATATTCTTTCGGTGTGGTAGAATTGGCGTGTTTCAGCACATTCGACAAGAAGTCGATTCTTTTCTTGATGGCGGGAATCTCGATTACATTCAGGAACTCGTCGTTGTAACCGAGAACTTCCAGCAAACGCGAGTACGCTTCAGAATGACGGAACTCACACTCCGCGAAAGTTGCTCCCAAACCGTTCAGTTCCGGTTTCGGCATGTGGTTGTAGAGGTTCCCCCAGAAAGTCTTTACAGAAACTTCGATTTGGGCGATTGCCAAAAGAGCGTGTTTCACCGCGATCTGCTCGTGCGGCTCCATCTGCGATTTAAAATCCTGAACATCCGCAGTGAAATCAATTTCAGAATGCACCCAGAATGACTTGTTGATCGCGTCCACAAACTGGAGCACCTCCGGATATTCGAATGGTTTATAACTTACCCTTTTGTCAAAAATTCCCATACTAAGAAGTTTACAATGTTAATGATTAATGATGGTGTGGATAAAATGCTGCGGATATATATTTTACTGATAATCAAATCTTTAAAATAAATCCTTATCCACATTTTTCCGAACCGTAATCCGGAAGTGTGAACCACAAAAATAGAAAATGAAACCTCATAAAGAAAGCCGCAAATATTAAATCTCTGACTTTGAACACCAAAAGTTTTCCACAGTCACACAGAAGATGCATCACTATTAAGTTTGCCGAAATTCGGAAGCAAATAACGCCATATCATCGCAAAAACCATTAAACGATATTTGTAAAATACCGTATTAATAGTAATTATCAATTAAACGAATCATTTAATTAAAACAAAATTTGATTAACTGTAACAATCAAATATTTTCAAATACTAATTTTTATAAACAGCAATCACTTAATGTTAGTAATTAAGGACCTCCACAAATCCTACGACACGGGAAAAAGTAAACTTCATGTTTTGAAGGGCATCAACCTTGAAATTGGTGAAGGCGAATTTGTCTCGATCATGGGAAGCTCCGGTTCAGGAAAATCAACCTTGCTCAATATCATCGGGATTTTAGACGAGAAAGACTCGGGAACTTATGAACTCGACGGAATCCCAATCGAACACCTCTCCGAAGTTAAAGCCGCGGAATACCGAAGCAGATTTCTGGGTTTCATCTTCCAGTCGTTTAATTTGATCGGCTACAAAACCGCGCTGGAAAACGTGGCGCTCCCACTCTACTATCAGAATGTTTCCCGAAGAGAACGCAACGAGAAAGCGCTGGAATACCTCGAAAAAGTAGGGCTGAAAGATTGGGCGAATCATTTGCCAAACGAACTTTCCGGTGGACAAAAACAGAGAGTCGCGATCGCAAGAGCTTTGGTAACCAACCCGAAAATTATTCTTGCCGACGAACCGACAGGAGCTTTGGATTCCAAAACCACTTACGACATTATGAAAATCCTACAGGAAATCAACCGTGAAGGCAAAACGATCATCGTCGTCACCCACGAACCGGATGTCGCCGCAGAAACCAAAAGAAATGTGGTCCTGAAAGACGGAATCATCGAAAGCGACCAGGTAATTGAACAAAGAGTATTGGCGTGAAAAAGAGCCAAGGGAAAAGGGAAAAGAGCCAAGAACCAAGAACCAGGAGCCAATATCAAAATACAAGCAAATAGTAAAATATCAAAATAAATCCGAGTCAATTTCAGCAGTATTAATCCATTAAACATGGCTCTTTTTACTTGTTTCTTGACTCTTTCTAAGTTATGTTTGATCTCGACCGATGGCAGGAAATTTTCAGTTCGATCCGGAGTAATATTCTTCGGACGGTGCTCTCTGGTTTTACCGTAGCGCTCGGTCTCTATATTTTCATCGTACTTTTCGGAATTGGTAAAGGTTTGCAGAATGCTTTCTCCGAAGGATTTACAAGGGATGCACAAAACCTCATCACCATTTCCACAGGTAAAACGACGATTGCGTACAACGGATTGCAGTCGGATCGAGAAGTTACCCTCAACAACAAGGATTACGACGCCATCATCAACTCCGATACGGAAAAGGTGCAGTATTCCACTCCGAGATTATCTACCAGCTTAATGGTAAAATACGGCAAGGAAAGCGGAAATTATCAAATCAGCGGCGCAAACCAGGACGAGGTAAAAATCGAAAACCGCAAACTCCTGAACGGAAGATTTATATCACCCGGCGATCTCGACCGAAGAGCAAATGTAGCCGTAATCGGAAGAATGGTTCAGCGCGACCTCATCAAAAACGGCGATCCTGTCGGAAAAGATGTTGAAATCAACGGCAGTATTTTTAAAGTAATCGGTGTTTTTTCCGACGACGGCGGAGATTGGGATGAAAGAATGATCAGCATTCCCATCACAACCTTACAGCAAATGAAGAAAAGTTCGGACACTGTAAGCACCGTTTTCATCGCCTACAACGAGAATCTGAAACCCGAAGACGCGATCAAATACAGCGACCGACTGAAAAAAGAAATCAAGACCAGAAAAAGCGTTTCTCCCGACGATGAAAATGCAGTTTATGTAAACAACCGTGCTGAAGGATTGAAAGATTCCTTCCTGTTCCTTTTCGTCATCACGCTGATCGTGGGCTTT from Chryseobacterium suipulveris includes:
- a CDS encoding ribonucleoside-diphosphate reductase subunit alpha, which encodes MEEHNDIWWLNEESEQMLNRGYLLKGETVKGAIERITTAAAKRLYKPELQPAFEEMITKGWISFSSPVWANMGTQRGLPISCFNVHIPDNIEGITHKLGEVIMQTKIGGGTSGYFGELRNRGTAVTDNGKSSGAVSFMKLYDTAMDVVSQGGVRRGAFAAYLDIDHGDIEEFLSIKDIGSPIQNLFTGVCVPDYWMQDMIDGDIDKRKIWARVLESRQQKGLPYIFFTDNVNRNKPQVYKDNAMMVNASNLCSEIMLPSSKDESFICCLSSMNLELYDEWKDTNAVKLAIYFLDAVLSEFIEKTEGNYYLQGARNFAIRHRALGLGVLGYHSYLQKNMISFESFEATQFNARAFRQIKEQSIQASQELANIYGEPELMKGYGMRNTTVMAIAPTTSSSAILGQTSPGIEPFASNYYKAGLAKGNFMRKNKYLAKLLEEKGLDNEETWRAIMLNHGSVQHLTELTDEEKAVFKTFKEISPMEIISQAAQRQQYIDQAQSLNLQIPSTMPVKDVNYLYIEAWKKGVKTLYYQRSSSVSKEMMVNFVTCSSCEA
- a CDS encoding ribonucleotide-diphosphate reductase subunit beta; translation: MGIFDKRVSYKPFEYPEVLQFVDAINKSFWVHSEIDFTADVQDFKSQMEPHEQIAVKHALLAIAQIEVSVKTFWGNLYNHMPKPELNGLGATFAECEFRHSEAYSRLLEVLGYNDEFLNVIEIPAIKKRIDFLSNVLKHANSTTPKEYVSALLLFSILIENVSLFSQFAIILSFTRFKGYMKNVSNIIAWTSVDEQIHANAGIYLINKIREEQPELLTDSDIEDIYTLVDHSITVEEEILDWIFELGEIDNFTKEDLLNFMKYRVDDSLKKIGMKTRYNVTPEQYRPMMWFEEEVFANSLDDFFAKRPVDYTKHDKSITENDLF
- a CDS encoding ABC transporter ATP-binding protein, which codes for MLVIKDLHKSYDTGKSKLHVLKGINLEIGEGEFVSIMGSSGSGKSTLLNIIGILDEKDSGTYELDGIPIEHLSEVKAAEYRSRFLGFIFQSFNLIGYKTALENVALPLYYQNVSRRERNEKALEYLEKVGLKDWANHLPNELSGGQKQRVAIARALVTNPKIILADEPTGALDSKTTYDIMKILQEINREGKTIIVVTHEPDVAAETKRNVVLKDGIIESDQVIEQRVLA
- a CDS encoding ABC transporter permease — encoded protein: MFDLDRWQEIFSSIRSNILRTVLSGFTVALGLYIFIVLFGIGKGLQNAFSEGFTRDAQNLITISTGKTTIAYNGLQSDREVTLNNKDYDAIINSDTEKVQYSTPRLSTSLMVKYGKESGNYQISGANQDEVKIENRKLLNGRFISPGDLDRRANVAVIGRMVQRDLIKNGDPVGKDVEINGSIFKVIGVFSDDGGDWDERMISIPITTLQQMKKSSDTVSTVFIAYNENLKPEDAIKYSDRLKKEIKTRKSVSPDDENAVYVNNRAEGLKDSFLFLFVITLIVGFIGMGTLLAGIIGISNIMVYIVKERTQEIGVRKAIGAKPKSIVALIMQESIVITVISGLIGVALGVLTLNLIGESLEKYFIKEPSVGWGLIIAAFFSLVISGLIAGFVPAYKASKIKPIEALRAE